From a single Polynucleobacter asymbioticus QLW-P1DMWA-1 genomic region:
- a CDS encoding TRAP transporter large permease — MSILTIGLLFAVVTLLIMFSGISIAFALGIVAIIFMYFFMPASSLDTVAQNVYEEMSSITLMSIPLFILKGAAIGRSRAGKDLYDALHVWMGKVPGGLGVANVFACALFAAMAGSSPATCSAIGSAGIPEMRKRGYSPGFAAGIIAAGGTLGILLPPSITMILYSVAAEQSLGRLFLAAIGPGVMLVIFFSGYTIYRFRKEYSTAYEAYELNKTPSPILDRQTYTMQQKMSSLPRVLPFLILLIGVMVALYGGYATPAETAGLGAVFAFLLIAVIYKMWRFKDLYPLLDVTIRESAMLMFIIGMSLLFANVMSYLHLSQSAAQAIVDLGASRWVLLAAILVMVIVLGFFLPPVSIILMTSPIFLPPLRAAGFDLIWFGVVMTIVMETGLIHPPVGLNIFVIKNIAPDITLTEIINGVLPFVVIMLLSVVLLCVFPGIATGLSDWVMGAPL, encoded by the coding sequence ATGTCTATTCTCACTATTGGACTTTTGTTCGCTGTGGTGACCCTGTTAATTATGTTCTCGGGGATTTCAATTGCCTTTGCCTTAGGTATTGTGGCAATCATTTTTATGTATTTCTTTATGCCAGCTTCATCCCTTGATACGGTTGCGCAAAATGTGTATGAGGAAATGTCCAGCATTACCTTGATGTCCATACCACTGTTTATCTTAAAAGGCGCTGCTATTGGCCGTTCACGTGCAGGTAAGGATTTATATGATGCACTGCATGTTTGGATGGGAAAGGTGCCTGGTGGTTTAGGCGTTGCCAATGTATTTGCATGCGCATTATTTGCGGCAATGGCAGGTTCTAGTCCGGCAACTTGCTCTGCAATTGGTAGTGCGGGCATTCCAGAAATGCGCAAACGTGGTTATTCACCTGGTTTTGCTGCCGGTATTATTGCTGCTGGCGGTACCTTGGGAATTCTGTTACCACCGTCTATTACGATGATTTTGTATTCAGTTGCAGCAGAGCAGTCACTGGGGCGCTTATTCTTGGCGGCAATTGGCCCGGGAGTAATGTTGGTAATCTTTTTTTCTGGTTACACCATTTATCGTTTCCGTAAGGAATATTCAACAGCATATGAAGCTTACGAGCTTAATAAGACTCCCAGTCCGATTCTAGATCGCCAAACATACACTATGCAACAAAAGATGAGCTCCTTACCAAGAGTTCTTCCTTTCTTGATATTGTTAATTGGTGTGATGGTTGCCTTGTATGGTGGCTATGCTACTCCCGCAGAAACTGCGGGATTGGGAGCGGTATTCGCTTTCTTATTAATTGCTGTGATATATAAGATGTGGCGCTTCAAGGATTTGTATCCATTGCTTGATGTCACGATAAGAGAGTCTGCGATGCTGATGTTCATTATCGGCATGTCCTTGTTATTTGCTAACGTCATGAGCTACCTCCATCTTAGTCAATCTGCTGCGCAAGCTATTGTTGACTTAGGGGCTTCTCGATGGGTGTTGTTGGCTGCAATCTTAGTAATGGTAATTGTGCTGGGCTTTTTCTTGCCGCCCGTCTCTATTATTTTGATGACCTCTCCAATCTTCTTGCCGCCTTTGCGTGCGGCTGGTTTTGACTTAATTTGGTTTGGTGTAGTAATGACGATCGTGATGGAGACTGGTTTGATACATCCACCAGTTGGACTTAATATTTTTGTCATTAAAAATATTGCTCCTGATATTACCTTGACCGAAATTATTAATGGTGTACTGCCTTTTGTAGTGATCATGCTCCTCTCAGTAGTGTTACTTTGTGTATTCCCGGGAATAGCCACGGGTTTATCCGACTGGGTAATGGGCGCACCTCTTTAG